A genomic segment from Mus musculus strain C57BL/6J chromosome 13, GRCm38.p6 C57BL/6J encodes:
- the Ptcd2 gene encoding pentatricopeptide repeat-containing protein 2, mitochondrial — MATVFRPLERLRVPRPSLHPGVTGSGSACCRCTLGAKRYLLTDNIVKLKEFQHKKIAIAYNLPGTKEIYFRNLEEKLTQNKLILKEELKTLLYLCQSLEDVQLAKAVIYRYHAENKNFTLGEYKFGPVFMRLCYELDLEDSAVELVRDKHLQGFFLDSTSFNILMDMLFTKGKYERALQVLIEMKNQDVRFSKETYILAFAICYKLNTLESLKICTTLREEALIKGDIICRRAYCFVVALALNKNQLKNAVSIFSQIVNPESIVCINLNILIHIQSNMLESLLKILEDSLDTNLSKFVRRHTFSEEVLAKVREKLKDSPALIARFDEVYGKLHVNGQITVHSLDALLCHVPRDKRSNLLLLKKRAVSHRTLQPLSRSLLTE; from the exons ATGGCTACAGTGTTTCGGCCCCTGGAACGCCTGCGGGTGCCGCGTCCTTCGCTGCATCCCGGGGTGACGGGCTCAGGCTCCGCCTGCTGCCGCTGCACTCTCGGAG CTAAAAGATACCTACTCACAGATAACATTGTGAAGTTAAAGGAATTTCAACATAAGAAGATAGCTATTGCATATAACCTACCTGGCACCAAAG AAATCTATTTCAGAAACTTGGAAGAGAAGTTGACCCAGAACAAACTCATCTTGAAGGAAGAGTTGAAAACGCTGCTGTACCTGTGCCAGTCCCTGGAAGATGTGCAGCTGGCGAAAGCCGTCATTTATAG GTACCATGCAGAAAACAAGAATTTCACTTTGGGGGAATACAAGTTCGGACCAGTTTTCATGAGGCTGTGCTACGAGCTGGACCTGGAGGACTCTGCAGTGGAGCTCGTCAGAGACAAG CATCTACAAGGCTTCTTCCTAGATTCAACGTCATTCAATATTTTGATGGATATGTTATTTACCAAAGGCAAATATGAAC GTGCACTTCAAGTGTTGATCGAAATGAAAAACCAAGATGTGAGGTTCAGCAAAGAAACCTACATCCTCGCTTTTGCAATCTGCTACAAACTG AATACCCTGGAATCGCTTAAAATCTGTACTACGTTAAGAGAAGAAGCCCTAATTAAGGGAGACATTATCTGCAGGAGAGCATACTGTTTTGTAGTGGCATTAGCTCTGAATAAG AACCAGTTGAAAAACGCTGTGTCCATTTTTTCTCAAATCGTGAATCCAGAAAGCATAGTGTGTATTAACTTAAAT ATCTTGATCCACATCCAGTCAAATATGTTGGAAAGCCTGTTAAAGATCTTAGAGGACTCTCTTGACACAAATTTATCGAAATTTGTAAGAAGACACACATTCTCAGAGGAAGTG CTGGCCAAAGTGAGGGAAAAACTGAAGGACAGCCCTGCACTCATAGCCAGATTCGATGAGGTCTATGGGAAGCTGCACGTGAACGGTCAAATCACCGTTCATTCTTTGGATGCTCTGCTCTGCCACGTCCCCCGGGACAAGAGATCCAACTTGTTGCTGTTAAAGAAGAGGGCAGTCAGCCACCGGACCTTACAGCCTCTCAGCCGGTCCCTGCTGACCGAGTAA